The following are from one region of the Chromobacterium phragmitis genome:
- the rpsP gene encoding 30S ribosomal protein S16, translated as MVVIRLARGGAKNRPFYNIVVTDSRNRRDGRFIERVGFYNPVANEKQERVRFTMDRLNYWVGVGAQLSDSVAKLLKEQKVVAA; from the coding sequence ATGGTAGTGATTCGTCTGGCCCGCGGCGGCGCCAAGAACCGTCCGTTCTACAACATCGTGGTGACCGATTCCCGCAACCGTCGTGACGGTCGCTTCATCGAGCGCGTTGGCTTCTACAACCCGGTAGCCAACGAGAAGCAAGAGCGCGTCCGTTTCACCATGGACCGTCTGAACTACTGGGTCGGCGTTGGCGCACAGCTGTCCGACTCCGTTGCCAAGCTGCTGAAAGAGCAGAAAGTCGTAGCCGCTTAA